The following proteins are co-located in the Silene latifolia isolate original U9 population chromosome 1, ASM4854445v1, whole genome shotgun sequence genome:
- the LOC141594662 gene encoding uncharacterized protein LOC141594662, which yields MVRSKAPSKKPAARGVDFKKYKRKLGRKLPPPKNTTNTEIKSKAIILPEQSIASDKAGLALSKKGQSLKELLQQTSHHNVKVRRDALIGVREILLKDPTELRDHKLAIIEKLRERINDDDKVVRETLYQLFKSIILPGCKEDNQGAHISLAMTYIFNAMTHLVLDVRLMAFKFFDLVIQNFPSSFSSYAEKVLENYMDILKKIHFHTEDKSKLKTALAGLLRCLSLLPSNKNGTDSSEQLTNETQVLHAFKEVVPNDSTEHDKIGGKLSDLLQLLVTCFSGLVSVVHSQQELDSHTFDCMLCILQSIDLVVQNYVHRVHKYQKGLQSPMSSATMTSMQDQDFPPPLLDNLFAIFPIRPMDYLSEKDDQRYFILNTVISQIYFTFRKWICPSLGLPDEFLEFVVDVLPKVRGVKLTNKALNEKHLVPLVPFIPSLIATVDSNQKHALLQAFTTAFKNSYADSSMKMACLKALEEMLASEEEILYSDSSDLDVHDYQKIWIEETGLLLKLFGNGHPSKLHALLCFLVRLGQIGLRNNDLAEEYDRLQDQFREFFCLCTDEGERCYGPFVQLPEDCQFICICCLSYFYFLKGDLLSSLALCCLSNSLKPSILTHIVGVVQSSYRAGSVDIAEYFSFCITFLSEFKVATEEGCTTEEKGAVSSSARTFRYITGVILTSLLQMGDQSLLLQMSENFVMDILSQNLPLENACAMMRVLVALDSKPSKLSEESIVKLGDIVLSYMLNVALLYPDKEKEQEGRSSCTGRYYLVPCFHLFDRSLVLMKHLLNKVRSFVAESCELPFLIGTNLTQDYPRKIKAVVSFFSMLSTDSKMQRTLSSCKAEIDNILRELLLTQSSEMVNMNIEQRHNVGIAVERFKNMTGEISIAAE from the exons ATGGTTCGTTCAAAAGCTCCTTCAAAAAAGCCAGCAGCCCGCGGTGTTGATTTCAAG AAATATAAACGGAAGTTGGGTAGGAAGTTGCCACCTCCCAAAAATACTACCAATACTGAGATTAAATCCAAAG CTATTATACTCCCTGAACAAAGTATTGCGTCGGATAAGGCGGGTTTAGCTTTGAGCAAAAAGGGTCAGTCATTGAAGGAGCTGCTCCAGCAAACATCTCATCACAATGTAAAAGTTCGCCGAG ATGCTTTGATAGGTGTTAGGGAGATATTGCTTAAAGATCCAACAGAGCTCAGGGACCATAAGCTAGCTATTATAGAGAAGTTACGGGAGCGTATCAATGACGACGACAAAGTAGTCCGTGAAACATTGTATCAACTATTCAAGTCAATAATCCTCCCAGGATGCAAAGAG GATAATCAAGGAGCTCATATATCTCTGGCTATGACCTATATATTTAACGCAATGACGCACTTGGTACTTGATGTCCGGTTGATGGCTTTCAAATTCTTTGATCTTGTGATTCAGAATTTTCCTTCATCCTTTTCCTCATATGCAGAAAAG GTTCTAGAAAACTATATGGATATACTAAAGAAGATTCATTTCCATACCGAGGACAAAAGCAAGCTAAAAACTGCACTTGCTGGACTTCTCCGCTGCTTGTCATTGTTGCCATCAAATAAAAATGGTACAGATTCTTCTGAACAG TTAACAAACGAGACACAAGTGTTGCATGCTTTCAAGGAGGTGGTGCCCAATGATTCCACTG AACATGATAAGATTGGTGGAAAATTGAGCGACCTTTTGCAGCTTCTGGTCACCTGCTTCAGTGGACTAGTCTCAGTAGTACACTCTCAGCAAGAACTTGATTCACATACATTCGACTGCATGCTGTGTATACTTCAGAGCATAGATTTAGTGGTTCAGAACTATGTCCACAGAGTCCACAAGTATCAGAAGGGTCTTCAGTCTCCAATGTCCTCTGCTACAATGACAAGTATGCAGGATCAGGATTTCCCTCCTCCATTGTTGGATAATCTATTTGCTATTTTTCCCATACGTCCAATGGATTATCTTTCTGAGAAG GATGATCAGAGATATTTTATATTAAATACAGTAATATCCCAAATATACTTCACTTTCAGAAAATGGATCTGCCCTTCACTCGGCTTACCCGATGAATTCTTGGAATTCGTAGTGGATGTGCTCCCTAAG GTACGTGGTGTTAAGCTAACTAATAAGGCATTAAATGAGAAGCATCTAGTTCCGCTGGTTCCTTTTATTCCAAGTCTGATAGCAACAGTAGATTCAAACCAGAAGCACGCTCTTTTGCAG GCTTTCACAACTGCATTTAAAAACAGTTATGCTGACTCGTCAATGAAGATGGCTTGCTTAAAAGCTTTGGAAGAAATGCTTGCTTCT GAAGAAGAGATTCTGTATTCAGACTCCAGCGATTTAGATGTGCACGACTATCAGAAGATTTGGATAGAAGAGACTGGGTTGCTGCTTAAATTATTTGGCAATGGACATCCATCGAAGTTGCAT GCGTTGCTGTGTTTTCTTGTTCGCCTTGGACAAATTGGGCTTCGAAACAATGATCTTGCTGAAGAGTATGATAGACTACAGGATCAATTTCGAGAATTTTTTTGCTTATGCACAGATGAAG GTGAAAGATGCTATGGTCCTTTTGTGCAGCTTCCAGAAGATTGTCAATTTATTTGCATTTGTTGcctctcttatttttattttctgaAAGGAGATTTGCTCTCCTCTCTGGCTTTATGCTGCTTAT CCAATTCTTTGAAGCCGTCTATATTAACACATATAGTTGGAGTTGTACAATCATCATACAGAGCTGGAAGTGTTGACATTGCAGAGTACTTCAGTTTCTGCATCACCTTCTTGTCTGAATTCAAAGTTGCCACTG AGGAAGGGTGTACCACAGAGGAGAAAGGGGCAGTGTCTTCTTCTGCAAGGACATTTAGATATATCACTGGTGTTATCTTGACTTCCTTGCTCCAGATGGGAGATCAGTCATTACTTCTTCAGATGTCAGAGAATTTTGTGATGGATATTTTG TCACAGAATTTGCCTCTGGAGAACGCTTGTGCTATGATGAGAGTACTTGTAGCATTGGACTCCAAACCTTCAAAACTTTCAGAGGAGAGCATTGTCAAGCTTGGCGACATAGTTCTAAGTTACATGCTCAATGTTGCTCTT TTGTATCCGGACAAGGAAAAGGAACAAGAAGGTAGAAGCTCATGCACGGGTCGCTATTATCTCGTGCCTTGCTTTCATTTGTTCGACAGAAGCCTCGTACTAATGAAACATCTGCTTAACAAAGTGAGATCATTTGTTGCGGAATCTTGCGAATTACCTTTCTTAATTGGTACTAATCTGACACAAGACTATCCAAGAAAGATAAAGGCAGTTGTTTCCTTCTTTTCAATGCTGTCCACGGATTCTAAAATGCAAAGAACTCTTTCATCATGCAAAGCAGAGATTGATAACATTTTACGGGAATTGTTGTTGACGCAG TCTTCAGAGATGGTCAACATGAACATTGAACAACGTCATAATGTTGGAATTGCTGTAGAAAGGTTCAAGAACATGACTGGTGAAATTTCTATTGCTGCGGAATAA
- the LOC141594653 gene encoding receptor-like kinase TMK3 produces MMLNMEIKCARCKLYVIFTLFMSLILVGFSVTDPGDAEILKIFRKGLQNPQLLKWPNDEDDNDPCGNNWEFVFCNSDGRVTQIQAKNLGLRGELPKDFNKLDKLSNLGLQNNNLSGILPSFKGLSELKFAFLDYNNFSVIPVDFFDGLSSLVVIALDNNPNLNSTNGWSFPVALQDSAQLTNVSMMSCNLVGPLPDFLGALGSLGVLKLSFNRLSGAIPASLNGSNLQILWLNGQGGNGGGGLSGPIDLIASMVSLTSVWLHGNRFSGTIPSDIGNLASLKDLNLNSNQLVGLIPSSLGGMSLDSLDLSNNHFMGPIPEFKAKTVVYKSNDFCQSTPGVPCPPEVMALLDFLGGLDYPLELSGSWLSNDSCTGWLGVVCNDNNQVSVINLPNRGLNGTLSPSLGKLGSLTKIILNNNNITGQVPSNWTSLKSLVLLDLSNNHLSPPWPKFGNSLKFSIDGNSPQTPTSSPTSGSNGHFSPKDSDSPDKRVSQSSNRSKVVAIAAPLASIAALALLVVPLSIYYCKKRKHVRQAPSSIVVHPRVPSDTDNNVKIVVANNTGSTSIGSGSASRHSIGTGTSESHVIEAGNLVISVQVLRNVTKNFAPENELGRGGFGVVYKGELEDGTKIAVKRMEAGVISSKASDEFKAEIDVLSKVRHRHLVSLLGYSIEGNEKILVYEYMPQGALSRHLFHWKTFNLEPLSWKRRLNIALDVARGMEYLHSLAHQSFIHRDLKPSNILLGDDFKAKVADFGLVKLAPDQGKQSVVTRLAGTFGYLAPEYAVTGKITTKVDVFSFGVVLMELLTGLVALDDRRPEDQQYLAAWFWKIKSDREKLLAAIDPVLDVKGETSESIITIAELAGHCTAREANQRPEMGHAVNVLGPLVEKWKPWDDDTEEYSGIDYSLPLTQMVKGWQESEKEDLSYVDLEDSKGSIPARPTGFADSFTSADGR; encoded by the exons ATGATGCTAAACATGGAGATTAAGTGTGCAAGATGTAAACTTTATGTTATATTTACACTATTTATGTCACTAATTTTAGTGGGTTTTAGTGTTACAGATCCAGGTGATGCAGAAATTCTGAAAATTTTCAGAAAAGGTTTGCAAAATCCTCAACTTTTGAAGTGGCCAAATGATGAAGATGATAATGACCCATGTGGTAATAATTGGGAATTTGTATTTTGTAATTCTGATGGTAGAGTTACTCAAATTCAAGCTAAAAATCTAGGGTTAAGAGGTGAATTACCTAAAGATTTTAACAAATTAGATAAACTTTCTAATTTGGGTCTTCAAAATAATAATTTAAGTGGTATTTTACCTTCTTTTAAGGGATTATCTGAGTTAAAGTTTGCATTTTTAGATTATAATAATTTTAGTGTTATTCCTGTTGATTTCTTTGATGGTTTGAGTAGTTTGGTTGTGATTGCATTGGATAATAACCCGAATTTGAATTCCACAAATGGTTGGTCTTTCCCTGTTGCTTTGCAAGATTCAGCTCAACTGACTAATGTTAGTATGATGTCTTGTAATTTGGTTGGTCCATTGCCTGATTTCTTGGGTGCATTAGGTTCTCTTGGTGTGTTGAAATTGTCGTTTAATCGTCTTTCCGGTGCCATTCCCGCGAGTTTAAATGGGTCTAATTTGCAAATACTTTGGTTAAATGGACAAGGTGGTAATGGTGGTGGTGGGTTGAGTGGTCCTATTGATCTTATTGCTAGTATGGTCTCATTGACTAGTGTTTGGCTTCATGGTAATCGGTTTAGTGGGACGATTCCGTCTGACATTGGAAACTTAGCTAGTTTGAAGGATCTCAATCTTAATAGCAACCAGCTTGTTGGGTTGATTCCAAGTAGCTTGGGTGGTATGTCGTTGGATTCGCTGGATTTGAGCAATAACCATTTTATGGGTCCTATACCGGAGTTTAAGGCCAAGACTGTTGTTTATAAATCAAATGACTTTTGCCAATCAACCCCCGGAGTTCCTTGTCCGCCTGAAGTTATGGCGCTTCTTGATTTCTTGGGTGGGTTGGATTATCCATTAGAACTTAGTGGTTCATGGTTGAGTAATGATTCATGTACCGGATGGTTGGGAGTTGTTTGCAATGATAATAATCAAGTTAGTGTCATAAATTTGCCCAACCGTGGGTTGAATGGCACTCTTAGTCCGTCACTTGGGAAGCTGGGATCCTTGACCAAGATTATTctcaataacaataatattacggGGCAAGTTCCGTCAAACTGGACAAGTTTGAAGTCCTTAGTGTTACTAGATTTAAGTAATAACCATCTGTCCCCTCCGTGGCCGAAATTTGGCAATAGCTTGAAGTTTTCTATTGATGGGAATTCTCCACAAACACCCACTTCATCGCCAACTTCAGGTTCTAATGGTCATTTTTCACCAAAGGACTCGGATTCTCCGGACAAACGAGTAAGCCAAAGCTCCAATAGGTCTAAAGTAGTTGCAATTGCAGCCCCTCTTGCAAGTATTGCAGCACTTGCATTGTTGGTAGTTCCATTGTCAATATATTACTGCAAGAAAAGAAAGCATGTTCGTCAAGCTCCTAGCTCGATTGTGGTTCACCCACGAGTTCCATCTGATACCGATAATAACGTAAAAATAGTTGTTGCCAATAACACGGGTAGTACATCGATTGGGAGTGGTTCTGCAAGCAGACATAGCATTGGGACAGGCACTAGTGAGTCACATGTCATTGAAGCGGGCAATTTGGTCATTTCAGTACAAGTTCTACGGAACGTGACAAAAAATTTTGCCCCTGAGAATGAGCTCGGTCGTGGTGGTTTTGGAGTGGTGTACAAGGGTGAACTAGAGGATGGTACTAAGATAGCCGTGAAAAGGATGGAAGCAGGTGTGATTAGCAGCAAAGCTTCTGATGAATTCAAGGCTGAAATCGATGTTCTATCAAAGGTACGACATCGGCATTTAGTATCTCTTTTGGGATATTCAATTGAGGGCAATGAGAAAATTTTGGTTTACGAGTATATGCCTCAAGGGGCTCTTAGCAGACATCTGTTTCACTGGAAGACGTTTAATTTGGAGCCTCTTTCCTGGAAGAGGCGGTTAAATATTGCTTTGGATGTTGCAAGAGGAATGGAATATCTTCATAGCCTTGCACACCAGAGTTTCATACACAGAGACCTCAAACCTTCCAATATTTTATTAGGCGATGACTTTAAAGCGAAAGTTGCAGATTTTGGGCTTGTGAAACTTGCTCCTGATCAGGGAAAACAATCTGTTGTCACTAGGCTTGCTGGAACTTTCGGATACTTGGCACCCGAATATGCTG TTACAGGGAAAATCACAACAAAAGTTGATGTTTTCAGCTTTGGAGTTGTGTTAATGGAGCTATTAACAGGATTAGTGGCGCTAGATGATCGCAGACCTGAGGACCAGCAATACTTAGCAGCCTGGTTCTGGAAAATCAAATCAGACCGGGAGAAGCTACTAGCCGCCATCGATCCAGTTCTCGACGTGAAGGGGGAAACATCTGAGAGCATTATAACAATAGCCGAGCTAGCCGGTCACTGCACAGCAAGAGAGGCCAACCAACGGCCGGAGATGGGTCATGCCGTGAACGTTCTGGGGCCGCTTGTGGAGAAATGGAAGCCTTGGGATGATGATACGGAGGAATATTCTGGAATCGATTACAGTCTTCCCTTAACACAGATGGTGAAGGGATGGCAGGAATCAGAAAAGGAGGACTTGAGTTACGTGGATCTCGAGGATAGTAAGGGCAGTATCCCAGCTAGGCCTACCGGGTTTGCCGATTCCTTTACTTCCGCTGATGGTCGTTAA